Proteins co-encoded in one Streptococcus ruminicola genomic window:
- the pstB gene encoding phosphate ABC transporter ATP-binding protein PstB, with protein sequence MTKYNWNERHIITFPEEKLALATKDLHVYYGQKEAIKGIDMQFEKNKITALIGPSGCGKSTFLRSLNRMNDTIDIAKVTGQILYEGIDVNAKNINVYEMRKHIGMVFQRPNPFAKSIYKNITFAYERAGIKDKQFLDEIVETSLKQAALWDQVKDDLHKSAFTLSGGQQQRLCIARAIAVKPDILLMDEPASALDPVATMQLEDTMFDLKKDYTIIIVTHNMQQAARASDYTAFFYLGDLIEYDKTNNIFQNAKLQSTSDYVSGHFG encoded by the coding sequence ATGACAAAGTATAACTGGAATGAAAGACATATTATTACTTTTCCTGAAGAAAAATTAGCCCTAGCTACAAAAGATCTTCATGTTTACTATGGTCAAAAAGAAGCTATCAAGGGAATTGATATGCAGTTTGAAAAAAATAAAATCACTGCTCTTATCGGACCTTCAGGATGTGGTAAATCAACTTTTCTTCGTAGCCTAAATCGTATGAACGATACCATTGACATTGCGAAAGTCACTGGACAAATTTTGTACGAAGGTATTGATGTTAATGCCAAAAACATTAACGTTTACGAAATGCGTAAGCACATCGGAATGGTTTTCCAACGACCAAATCCATTTGCTAAATCAATTTATAAAAATATTACATTTGCCTACGAACGTGCAGGTATCAAAGATAAACAATTTTTAGATGAAATTGTAGAAACTTCTCTAAAACAAGCTGCTCTCTGGGATCAAGTAAAAGATGATTTGCACAAATCAGCCTTTACACTTTCAGGTGGTCAGCAACAACGTTTGTGTATTGCTCGTGCTATTGCAGTGAAACCAGATATTCTTTTAATGGACGAACCTGCATCAGCCCTTGACCCAGTTGCGACAATGCAACTGGAAGATACGATGTTTGACTTGAAAAAAGACTACACAATCATCATTGTTACTCATAACATGCAACAAGCTGCACGTGCTAGTGATTATACAGCCTTCTTCTATTTGGGGGATTTAATCGAATACGATAAAACCAATAATATTTTCCAAAATGCCAAATTGCAATCAACTAGCGATTATGTGTCAGGACACTTTGGTTAG
- the pstA gene encoding phosphate ABC transporter permease PstA, with product MHAKKFDKLATGILYTIAGIIVAILASLLLYILVNGLPHVNWSFLTGKSSSYEAGGGIGIQLYNSLFLLVITLVISIPLSMGAGIYLSEYAKKGRFTNFIRTCIEILSSLPSVVVGLFGYLIFVVQFQYGFSIISGALALTVFNLPQMTRNVEDGLRNVHHTQREAGLALGLSRWETVVHVVIPEALPSIVTGIVLASGRIFGEAAALIYTAGQSAPALDWSNWNPLSITSPISIFRQAETLAVHIWKVNSEGTIPDATQVSQGSAAVLLIFILIFNLSARYIGKKLHAKLTSAK from the coding sequence ATGCACGCTAAGAAATTTGATAAGTTAGCAACAGGAATTCTCTATACAATTGCTGGAATTATTGTTGCGATTTTGGCATCATTACTACTATATATCTTGGTAAATGGATTACCTCATGTTAACTGGTCATTCTTGACTGGTAAATCATCATCGTATGAAGCAGGTGGTGGTATTGGGATTCAATTGTATAACTCCCTCTTTCTTTTGGTAATCACATTGGTTATTTCTATCCCTTTATCAATGGGAGCAGGAATTTATTTGTCTGAATACGCGAAAAAAGGCCGCTTTACTAATTTCATCAGAACATGTATTGAAATTCTTTCATCTTTACCATCTGTTGTTGTCGGTTTGTTTGGTTATCTGATTTTCGTTGTTCAATTCCAATATGGATTCTCAATTATCTCAGGTGCCCTTGCACTTACTGTTTTCAACCTTCCTCAAATGACACGTAATGTTGAAGATGGTCTTCGTAATGTTCACCACACACAACGTGAAGCAGGTCTTGCGCTTGGTTTGTCACGTTGGGAAACAGTAGTTCATGTGGTCATTCCAGAAGCCCTTCCAAGTATTGTGACTGGTATCGTTCTTGCTTCAGGTCGTATTTTCGGTGAAGCAGCAGCGCTTATCTACACAGCTGGTCAATCAGCACCAGCTCTCGATTGGTCAAACTGGAATCCGCTAAGTATTACAAGTCCGATTTCAATTTTCCGTCAAGCCGAAACTTTGGCTGTTCACATTTGGAAAGTTAATAGTGAAGGAACGATTCCTGATGCGACTCAAGTATCGCAAGGAAGTGCTGCAGTTCTCTTGATTTTCATCTTAATTTTCAACCTCTCAGCACGTTATATCGGTAAAAAACTTCACGCCAAATTAACGTCAGCAAAATAA